The DNA segment GCACCACATCCCATTGAGAAAAGTCGATCTCATTAAGCCAGTCAGCGTCATGCAATAAATCCGGGCTGGGATAATTGACGATAATCCGCTCCCCTTTCGCATCGACGATGACCGCAGACTGTGAGGACTTCGCCCCCGCGTAACGCCGGGTATAGCGGGTATTTACCCCCAGGGATTCCAGCTCCGCCAGCAGGCTGTTTCCGGTGTCGTCATCTCCCACACGCCCAATAAAGTCCACCTGCGCCCCCAGTTTCGCCGCAGCCACTGCGGCAGTTGCAGCAGGCCCGCCGCCCACTTCCGTATAACGTTTCGCCACATATTTACCTCCTTCAGTCGGTAAACCTTCAACGTAATAGATGCGATCCATCACGGTGATACCCACACAAGCAACACGAATCATGGTCATTCCTTAAGCATTTCGGGATGCGATTATTTTAATTTCGCAAAATGTTTAAAAAGTGACGGCTGTCAATTTTTTGACCATAAATTACAAATACGATCAAAAACAGACAAAATCAGCGTCACGCAAGTGACAAAAAATGACATTCACGTTTCAGGAGAACGATATGGCAGTGATTGCATTTGTCGGATTAGGCCAGATGGGTTCGCCCATGGCGAGTAATTTGCTCAAGCAGGGCCATCAGCTCAGCGTCTTTGATGTGAACCCCGACGCCATACAGACCCTGGTGGAAAAAGGCGCTCGTCCTGCCAGCAGCCCGGCGCAGGCGGCGAAAGAGGCCGAGTTTGTCATCACAATGCTGCCTAATGGCGATCTCGTTCGCAGCGTGTTATTCGGCGATCAAGGCGTTTGCGAAGGCTTGTCACAGGACGCGCTGGTGATCGATATGTCCACCATCCATCCGCTACAGACGGACAAACTTATCGCAGATATGCGCGCCAGAGGGTTCAGCATGATGGATGTCCCGGTCGGTCGAACATCCGATCACGCCATTGCGGGGACGTTGCTATTACTGGCAGGCGGCAGCGCAGAACAGGTGGAGCGCGCAACGCCGGTACTGATGGCGATGGGCAATGAGTTGATTAACGCTGGCGGCCCCGGCATGGGGATTCGCGTAAAGCTTATCAATAACTATATGAGCATCGCGCTGAATGCGCTTTCTGCCGAAGCCGCCGCGTTATGCGAAGCGCTGGGCCTCTCCTTCGACGTCGCGTTAAAAGTGATGAGCGGAACCCCGGCAGGCAAAGGCCACTTCACCACCTCCTGGCCGAACAAAGTGCTGAAAGGCGACCTTTCTCCCTCCTTCATGATCGATCTGGCGCACAAAGACCTGGGGATTGCGCTGGATGTTGCCAACCAACTGCATGTGCCGATGCCGCTCGGCGCCGCATCCCGTGAAGTTTATAACCAGGCTCGCGCCGCCGGTCGTGGCCGGGAAGACTGGACAGCCATTCTCGAACAGGTGCGTAACAGCGCCGGATTACCGAACAAATTCAAAATGTAACGACTGAATAAAGGAAAACTGAATGAACAACTACACCATCAAAGACATTACGCGCGCATCCGGCGGCTTTGCCATGCTGGCGGTCGATCAGCGTGAAGCGATGCGCTTAATGTTTGCAGCTGCTGGTGCGAAGTCTCCTATTGCCGACAGCGTACTGACGGATTTCAAAGTGAATGCCGCAAAAGCGCTGTCTCCTTATGCCTCCGCCATTCTGATTGACCAACAGTTCTGTTACCGCCAGGTGGTGGAGCAAAACGCGATTGCAAAAAACTGCGCCATGATCGTCGCCGCCGATGCGTTCATTCCCGGCAATGGCATTCCTGTCGATAGCGTCGTCATTGATAAAAAGATCAATCCACAAGCGATAAAGCAAGACGGCGGTAAAGCGCTAAAACTGCTGGTGCTCTGGCGCAGCGATGAAGATGCCCAACAGCGTCTTGATATGGTCAAAGAATTTAATGAGATGTGCCACAGCAATGGTCTGGTGAGCATTATCGAACCGGTTGTGCGCCCACCTCGCCGTGGCGATAAGTTCGACCGTGAACAGGCCATCATTGATGCCGCGAAAGAGTTGGGCGACAGCGGCGCGGATCTCTACAAAGTTGAAATGCCGCTGTACGGCAAAGGCGCGCAGCACGACCTTCTCGCCGCGTCACAGCGCCTGAACGAGCATATCAATATGCCGTGGGTCATCCTCTCCTCCGGTATTGATGAAAAATTGTTCCCTCGGGCGGTCAGAGTCGCAATGACCGCGGGCGCATCCGGTTTTCTGGCGGGTCGCGCCGTCTGGTCATCGGTGATTGGCCTGCCGGATACCGAACTGATGCTGCGTGATATTTCTGTGCCTAAGTTGCAGCGTTTGGGTGAGATCGTCGACGAAATGATGGCCCGCCGTCGTTAATGTGAGGATGAAAGCATGAAATGGTTTAACACGTTGAGCCACAACCGCTGGCTGGAGCAAGAAACCGATCGCATTTTTGACTTTGGGAAAAAATCCGCAGTACCTACCGGTTTCGGCTGGCTGGGAAACCAGGGGCAGATCAGAGCGGAGATGGGTACGCACCTGTGGATTACCGCCCGTATGCTGCACGTTTATTCCGTTGCTGCATCAATGGGCCGTCCGGGCGCATATCAGTTAGTCGACCATGGTATTAACGCGCTGAACGGCGCGTTACGCGATCGGCGCTACGGCGGCTGGTATGCCTGTGTGAACGATGAAGGCGTGATGGACGCCTCCAAACAGGGATATCAGCATTTCTTCGTCCTGTTAGGGGCGGCAAGCGCCGTCACCACGGGCCATCCACAGGCCAGAAAACTGCTGGATGACGCGATCGAGGTCATCGAAAAATACTTCTGGAGCGAAGAGGAGCAGATGTGCCTGGAGTCCTGGGACGAAGCCTTCAGCCAGACCGAAGATTACCGTGGCGGCAACGCCAACATGCATGCCGTAGAGGCTTTTTTGATCGTGTACGACGTGACCCACGATCGTAAATGGCTCGACCGCGCGCTGCGCATCGCCTCCGTCATTATTCACGATGTGGCCCGCAACGGCGACTACCGCGTCAACGAGCACTTCGATGCGCAGTGGAACCCCATCCGCGATTACAACAAAGATAACCCTGCCCACCGTTTCCGCGCTTACGGCGGCACGCCGGGGCATTGGATCGAGTGGGGTCGCCTGATGCTGCACCTGCATGCGGCCCTGGAAGCGCGTTTTGAAACTCCGCCCGCCTGGCTGCTGGAAGATGCCAAAGGGTTATTCCACGCCACCCTTCGCGACGCCTGGGCGCCCGATGGCGCAGACGGCTTCGTCTACTCCGTGGACTGGGACGGCAAACCGATTGTACGTGAAAGAGTACGCTGGCCGATTGTGGAAGCAATGGGCACCGCTTACGCCCTGTATACCCTCACCGGCGATAGCCAATACGAAACCTGGTATCAGAAGTGGTGGGATTACTGCATCACTTATCTGATGGACTACGAGAACGGTTCGTGGTGGCAGGAGCTGGATACCAATAACCAGGTGACCACCAAAGTGTGGGACGGCAAGCAGGATATTTACCACCTGCTGCATTGCCTGGTGATCCCGCGCCTGCCGCTGGCGCCGGGGCTGGCACCCGCCGTTGCTGCGGGCCTGCTGGATAGCAACGCGAAATAACAATATGACATGCCGGATGGCGACGTTAAGGCGTCTTATCCGGCCGACGAGCGCCATGCTAACCGTAGGCAAGAGCGCTGCCGTCCGGCAACATTGAGGATAGAAAACTTATGCATACCCTACACAATATCACCCTGACAACAACCGATGACGGCTTCACCCTGAGCTGGCAAGATCGTCTGTTGCTATCCCACAGCGCAGAAAATCCCTGCCTGTGGATTGGTACCGGCGTCGCCGATATCGACATGTTTCGCGGTAATTTCAGCATAAAAGATAAGCTGAATGAGAAAATCGCGCTGACTGACGCAACGATAAGCCAGTCCCCGGATGGCTGGTTGATCCATTTCAATCGCGGCGATGCCATCAGCGCAGCGTTACACATCGCCACCGATGAGGCGGGCCGCCTGACGCTGAAACTGCAAAACAGCGATCTTACCCATAACCGCATCTGGTTACGCTTGGCCGCCCAGCCAGAAGATCACATCTATGGCTGCGGCGAACAATTCTCTTATTTCGATTTGCGCGGCAAGCCTTTCCCGCTCTGGACCAGCGAACAAGGCGTCGGGCGCAACAAAAACAGCTATGTCACCTGGCAGGCGGACTGCAAAGAAAACGCGGGCGGGGATTACTACTGGACCTTTTTCCCACAGCCCACTTTTGTCAGCACGCAAAAGTACTACTGCCACGTCGATAACAGCTGCTACATGAATTTCGACTTTAGCGCGCCGGAATACCATGAGCTGGCGCTATGGGAAGACAACGCCACCCTGCGTTTTGAATGCGCCGACAGCTACATCGCCCTGCTGGAAAAATTGACGGCGCTGTTAGGCCGCCAGCCGGTGTTGCCGGACTGGGTTTACGACGGCGTGACGCTCGGCATTCAGGGCGGCACCGACGTCTGCCAGCAGAAGCTGGACACCATGCGCAACGCAGGCGTGAAGGTGAATGGCATCTGGGCGCAGGACTGGTCCGGCATCCGCATGACCTCTTTCGGCAAACGCGTGATGTGGAACTGGAAGTGGAACAGCGACAACTATCCGCAGCTGGATACCCGTATCAAGCAGTGGCAAGAAGAAGGCGTGCAGTTCCTCTCCTACATCAATCCTTACGTCGCCAGCGATAAAGATCTTTGCGCCGAAGCAGCCAGACACGGTTATCTGGCAAAAGACGCTGCGGGCGATGACTATCTGGTTGAGTTCGGCGAGTTTTATGGCGGCGTCGTGGATTTGACCAATCCTGAAGCCTATGACTGGTTCAAGAATGTCATCAAGAAAAACATGATTGAGCTGGGTTGCGGCGGCTGGATGGCGGATTTCGGGGAATACCTGCCAACCGACACTTACCTGCATAACGGCGTCAGCGCGGAAATTATGCATAACGCCTGGCCGGCGCTGTGGGCGAAATGTAACTACGAAGCGCTACAAGAGACCGGCAAGCTGGGCGAGATCCTGTTCTTTATGCGTGCGGGTTATACCGGCAGCCAGAAATATTCCACCATGATGTGGGCGGGCGATCAGAACGTCGACTGGAGTCTGGACGACGGTCTCGCCTCCGTGGTGCCTGCCGCATTGTCGCTGGCGATGACGGGTCACGGTCTGCATCACAGCGATATTGGCGGTTATACCACCCTGTTCGACATGAAGCGCAGTAAAGAGCTGCTGCTGCGCTGGTGTGACTTCAGCGCCTTCACCCCGATGATGCGTACCCACGAAGGGAACCGCCCCGGCGATAACTGGTAGTTTGATGGCGACGCGGAAACCATCGCCCACTTTGCCCGTATGACAACCGTTTTTACCACCCTGAAACCGTATCTCAAACAGGCGGTGGCGCAGAACGCCAGAACCGGTCTGCCGGTCATGCGCCCGCTGTTCCTGCACTACGAGGACGATGCGCAGACCTACACCCTGAAATACCAGTATCTGCTGGGTCGCGACCTGCTGGTTGCGCCGGTCCACGAACAAGGACGCCGCGACTGGACGCTATATCTGCCTGAGGATAACTGGATCAACGCGTGGACGGGCGAAACGCTTCGCGGCGGCGAGATTACCGTGGACGCGCCGCTCGGCAAGCCTCCGGTCTTTTACCGTGCAGAGAGCGAGTGGGCATCACTGTTTGCCTCTTTACGCACTATCTAATACGGCTCGCCCGTGGGGAAACTCACGGGCATATGGAGAAAAATAATGAGTCAAACGTCATCAAATCCGGCGACCCTACGCTTGCCGTTTAAAGAAAAACTTGCCTATGGGATGGGTGATTTAGGCTCCAATATCCTGCTGGATATTGGTACGCTTTATTTACTTAAGTTTTATACCGATGTGCTGGGTCTACCGGGCACGTATGGCGGTATTATTTTCCTGATCGCCAAATTCTTTACCGCCTTCACCGATATGGGCACCGGGATTATGCTCGACTCGCGGCGTAAAATCGGCCCGAAAGGCAAGTTCCGTCCGTTCGTGCTCTATGCCGCGTTTCCGGTGACCCTGCTGGCCATCGCCAACTTTGTCGGCACGCCGTTTGAAATCACCGGTAAGACGGTGATGGCGACGGTGCTGTTTATGCTGTACGGCCTGTT comes from the Citrobacter koseri ATCC BAA-895 genome and includes:
- the yihS gene encoding sulfoquinovose isomerase codes for the protein MKWFNTLSHNRWLEQETDRIFDFGKKSAVPTGFGWLGNQGQIRAEMGTHLWITARMLHVYSVAASMGRPGAYQLVDHGINALNGALRDRRYGGWYACVNDEGVMDASKQGYQHFFVLLGAASAVTTGHPQARKLLDDAIEVIEKYFWSEEEQMCLESWDEAFSQTEDYRGGNANMHAVEAFLIVYDVTHDRKWLDRALRIASVIIHDVARNGDYRVNEHFDAQWNPIRDYNKDNPAHRFRAYGGTPGHWIEWGRLMLHLHAALEARFETPPAWLLEDAKGLFHATLRDAWAPDGADGFVYSVDWDGKPIVRERVRWPIVEAMGTAYALYTLTGDSQYETWYQKWWDYCITYLMDYENGSWWQELDTNNQVTTKVWDGKQDIYHLLHCLVIPRLPLAPGLAPAVAAGLLDSNAK
- the yihU gene encoding sulfolactaldehyde 3-reductase, producing the protein MAVIAFVGLGQMGSPMASNLLKQGHQLSVFDVNPDAIQTLVEKGARPASSPAQAAKEAEFVITMLPNGDLVRSVLFGDQGVCEGLSQDALVIDMSTIHPLQTDKLIADMRARGFSMMDVPVGRTSDHAIAGTLLLLAGGSAEQVERATPVLMAMGNELINAGGPGMGIRVKLINNYMSIALNALSAEAAALCEALGLSFDVALKVMSGTPAGKGHFTTSWPNKVLKGDLSPSFMIDLAHKDLGIALDVANQLHVPMPLGAASREVYNQARAAGRGREDWTAILEQVRNSAGLPNKFKM
- the yihT gene encoding sulfofructosephosphate aldolase, which translates into the protein MNNYTIKDITRASGGFAMLAVDQREAMRLMFAAAGAKSPIADSVLTDFKVNAAKALSPYASAILIDQQFCYRQVVEQNAIAKNCAMIVAADAFIPGNGIPVDSVVIDKKINPQAIKQDGGKALKLLVLWRSDEDAQQRLDMVKEFNEMCHSNGLVSIIEPVVRPPRRGDKFDREQAIIDAAKELGDSGADLYKVEMPLYGKGAQHDLLAASQRLNEHINMPWVILSSGIDEKLFPRAVRVAMTAGASGFLAGRAVWSSVIGLPDTELMLRDISVPKLQRLGEIVDEMMARRR